A genomic region of Bernardetia sp. ABR2-2B contains the following coding sequences:
- a CDS encoding replication-associated recombination protein A — MLSQTSQNPPLAERMRPQNLEEVIGQKHLIGNNGVLARVISSGAVPSMILWGAPGIGKTTLALLIAKALKRPFHTLSAISAGVKDVREVIEKAKRQTRAILFIDEIHRFSKSQQDALLGAVERGTVTLIGATTENPSFEINSALLSRCQVYILNPLSEEELKQLLQQAMERDFKLKKKTIEIKSYEALFRISGGDARKLLNLFELVVESEPNFNLPNQEDEEGNTIKNKIEVTDEKVMQVAQQRVSSYDKSGENHYDIVSALIKSIRGSDPNAAIYWLARMIEGGEDVKFIARRLVISASEDIGNANPTALVLATTTFQAAIQIGFPEAQIVLAQCVTYLATSPKSNASYAAIKTARKIVQEQGDLPVPLHLRNAPTKLMKQQGYGKNYNYSHNNVNNFAAQEYFPKELANTKLYEPSNNARENAIRQFLKERWKEKYGY; from the coding sequence ATGCTCTCTCAAACCTCTCAAAATCCACCTTTAGCAGAACGAATGCGTCCTCAAAATTTAGAGGAAGTCATCGGACAAAAACATTTAATCGGAAATAATGGAGTTTTGGCTCGTGTTATTTCTTCAGGTGCTGTGCCTTCTATGATTCTTTGGGGCGCACCTGGAATTGGCAAAACTACTCTTGCTTTGCTTATTGCGAAGGCTCTCAAACGTCCTTTTCATACATTGAGTGCTATTTCGGCAGGTGTAAAAGATGTTAGGGAAGTGATTGAAAAGGCAAAAAGACAAACTAGAGCTATTCTTTTTATTGATGAGATTCATCGTTTTAGCAAATCTCAACAAGATGCACTTTTAGGGGCTGTTGAGCGTGGAACGGTTACGCTTATTGGTGCGACAACTGAAAATCCATCTTTTGAGATAAATTCGGCTTTGCTTTCTCGTTGTCAAGTTTATATTCTCAATCCTTTATCGGAAGAAGAATTAAAACAACTTTTGCAACAAGCCATGGAAAGAGATTTCAAGCTCAAAAAGAAAACTATTGAGATAAAATCTTACGAAGCACTTTTCAGAATTTCGGGAGGAGATGCACGAAAATTATTGAATCTTTTTGAACTCGTTGTAGAATCTGAACCTAATTTTAATCTTCCAAATCAAGAAGACGAAGAAGGAAATACAATCAAAAATAAGATTGAAGTTACAGATGAAAAAGTAATGCAAGTAGCCCAGCAACGAGTTTCTTCGTATGATAAAAGTGGCGAAAATCATTATGATATTGTTTCGGCTCTGATAAAGTCTATTCGTGGAAGCGACCCTAATGCTGCCATTTATTGGTTGGCAAGAATGATAGAAGGAGGCGAAGATGTCAAGTTTATTGCTCGTCGTTTGGTAATTTCGGCTTCGGAAGACATAGGAAATGCAAATCCGACAGCCTTAGTTTTGGCAACAACTACATTTCAAGCTGCTATTCAAATTGGTTTTCCAGAGGCTCAAATTGTTTTGGCTCAATGCGTAACTTATTTAGCTACTTCTCCAAAAAGTAATGCTTCTTATGCAGCCATCAAAACGGCAAGAAAAATTGTACAAGAACAAGGTGATTTACCTGTTCCGTTGCACCTTCGAAATGCACCTACAAAACTGATGAAACAACAAGGCTATGGAAAAAATTATAACTATTCCCACAATAACGTCAATAACTTTGCAGCACAAGAGTATTTTCCAAAGGAATTAGCCAATACAAAACTCTACGAACCTTCAAACAATGCAAGAGAAAATGCGATACGACAATTTTTAAAAGAACGTTGGAAAGAGAAATACGGATATTGA